In one Sphingomonas sanguinis genomic region, the following are encoded:
- a CDS encoding HPr family phosphocarrier protein, whose amino-acid sequence MTEQTRTVLITNRRGLHARASAKFVTLASTQPCEVRVAKDGSTVTGTSIMGLMMLGAAMGDTITISAAGDGAGETVEALVALVEAKFGED is encoded by the coding sequence CACCAACCGCCGTGGCCTCCACGCGCGCGCCAGCGCCAAGTTCGTGACGCTGGCCTCGACCCAGCCCTGCGAGGTTCGGGTCGCCAAGGACGGCAGCACGGTCACGGGCACCTCGATCATGGGCCTGATGATGCTGGGCGCCGCGATGGGCGACACCATCACAATCAGCGCGGCCGGCGACGGCGCGGGCGAGACGGTCGAGGCGCTGGTCGCGCTGGTGGAAGCGAAGTTCGGCGAAGACTGA